cctgcaaaggaggagacttcacTACCCTCCGAAGCAGGTAAGTACATGCCCTCAACTGCAAATCTCCGGGTTCCATAGAGTGGGGACCATGGCAAAGTGAAATCATAGTCCAATAGCTCTGTAGTGCGCAAGGGCTCTTGGATGCACTCAACAAGGGCACAAAAGAGCTGGTTGTGCTGCTGCGCCCATTCATGCTTTTCTGTTCCAGCGCAACCAACATAGACGGGCATTTGGACAAGAGCAGCCTGGCACCCCAGCGGTTGAAAGCGGGTACCTACAAGCTGTAATTTGAAACGGGGCCATACTGGCACCAACAGGGCTACCGCAGCTTCTACCCTTACGTGGAAGTAAGTTTTGCTCCCGGCCCGGGTAAAGTCTGAGGCTGGTGGGAAGGGAAGCAGGAGGAACCGTGGCACACCAGAGAGGCCTGAAGGCCAGGTCCCTGCCCTCTTACAGATGACCTTCCTGTTGTGGCtcaacatatatatgcatatacatacatatatttggaCAACAGCTCTTTTGTCTGTTCCAGGTCGTCTTCACCATCACAGAGGCAGAACCAAAGGTCCACATCCCGCTGCTGCTCAGCCCCTATTCCTATACCACCTACAGGGGAAGCTAGTTCAAGAGATGGGGCTGGCTCAGAGAAGGGGCACTCTCGGGGCATTCAGACCACGCTGGCTTGTTTCTAAGAACTGAGAGTTGgggctgcaaccccagcccctggC
This Sceloporus undulatus isolate JIND9_A2432 ecotype Alabama unplaced genomic scaffold, SceUnd_v1.1 scaffold_23844, whole genome shotgun sequence DNA region includes the following protein-coding sequences:
- the LOC121918682 gene encoding LOW QUALITY PROTEIN: 5-hydroxyisourate hydrolase-like (The sequence of the model RefSeq protein was modified relative to this genomic sequence to represent the inferred CDS: substituted 1 base at 1 genomic stop codon); its protein translation is MLFCSSATNIDGHLDKSSLAPQRLKAGTYKLXFETGPYWHQQGYRSFYPYVEVVFTITEAEPKVHIPLLLSPYSYTTYRGS